A genomic window from Denticeps clupeoides chromosome 11, fDenClu1.1, whole genome shotgun sequence includes:
- the gtf2h2 gene encoding general transcription factor IIH subunit 2, with protein MDEEPERAKRWEGGYERTWEVLKEDESGSLKATVEDILFQSKRKRMIESHGQVRLGMMRHLFVVIDTSRTMEDQDLKPNRLTATLKLMEYFVEEYFDQNPISQIGIITTKNKRAEKLTDLAGNPKKHTTALKKEVDTACVGEPSLYNSINLAMQTLKHMPGHTSREILIIFSSLTTCDPANIYELVKTLKALKIRVSVIGLSAEVRVCTVLTRETGGTYNVILDESHFRELLLHHVKPPPANSSSECSLIRMGFPQHIIASVSDQDAQPSFSMAHLDSTGDLNLSLGGYYCPQCRAKYTELPVECKVCGLTLVSAPHLARSFHHLFPLEAFQEIALAEHTGEGFCQACQGELKDKSVFTCSACKSVFCVECDLFIHDTLHCCPSCIHSQGPS; from the exons ATGGACGAAGAACCAGAGAGAGCGAAGCGCTGGGAAGGAGGATACGAGCGGACATG GGAGGTCCTGAAGGAGGATGAGTCGGGTTCTCTTAAAGCCACAGTGGAGGACATTCTTTTCCAAAGCAAAAGGAAGAG GATGATTGAAAGTCATGGACAAGTTCGTCTTGGGATG ATGCGCCACTTGTTTGTAGTGATTGACACGTCAAGGACTATGGAGGATCAGGACCTAAAACCCAACCGCCTCACTGCCACTCTCAAG TTAATGGAATATTTTGTGGAAGAATACTTTGACCAGAATCCAATTAGCCAG ATAGGGATCATTACCACCAAGAACAAGAGGGCTGAGAAGCTGACCGATTTGGCAG GGAACCCTAAGAAACACACGACTGCCCTGAAGAAAGAGGTGGACACTGCTTGTGTGGGGGAGCCCTCCCTGTATAACTCCATCAATCTCGCTATGCAGACTCTAAA ACATATGCCTGGGCACACCAGCAGGGAGATACTCATCATCTTCAGCAGCCTAACGACTTGTGACCCTGCTAATATATATGAACTTGTGAAG ACCCTTAAAGCATTGAAAATCCGTGTGTCAGTGATTGGACTGTCTGCCGAGGTGCGAGTGTGCACTGTACTCACACGCGAAACTGGAG GAACGTACAACGTCATTCTGGATGAGAGCCATTTCCGGGAACTGCTGCTGCACCATGTGAAGCCACCTCCTGCCAATTCCTCCTCGGAGTGCTCCCTCATCCGCATGG GTTTCCCACAACATATCATAGCCTCTGTGTCAGACCAGGATGCCCAGCCGTCCTTCAGCATGGC GCATTTGGACAGTACCGGTGACCTCAACCTGAGCCTCGGAGGGTACTACTGCCCTCAGTGCAGGGCCAAGTACACAGAACTGCCCGTGGAGTGTAAAGTGTGTG GTCTGACGCTTGTCTCCGCCCCTCACCTGGCCCGATCCTTCCATCACCTCTTTCCCCTGGAGGCCTTCCAGGAAATCGCACTGGCGGAGCACACAGGAGAGGG GTTCTGCCAGGCATGTCAAGGAGAACTTAAAGACAAAAGT GTGTTCACATGCTCTGCGTGTAAAAGTGTGTTCTGTGTGGAGTGCGACCTCTTCATCCATGATACTCTGCACTGCTGCCCTTCCTGCATCCACAGCCAGGGACCCTCCTGA
- the oclnb gene encoding occludin b, which translates to MPTRKHSNPPPYGSSSRHHRSHRSTYHERDYLHFYRWTSPPGVIKIMCIIIIIMCVAVFACVASTLAWDYDMGAMGLGGMGMGMGGYGGAYGGSYGGSYGGTYGGGSYGSMGSGTGYGGGMGGGYYGYGDTYMDPRTGKGFMIAIAAITFIAVLVIFILVMSRQNATHSPSFYLAAIIISAILGFLMLIATIVYLVAVNPTAQTSGSMMYSQIRQLCAQFQGQPAASGIFLNQYLYYYCVVEPQEAIAIVLGFLLVVAFIILIVFATKTRNQIRSYGRDRVLWEEVKMLSDVGPQGVGEWVKSVSGEPEAFLNDYNEQVGGSRNVLDQIPDHNISVYLPGDSDLTSSLGVLKSKARDADTTMDSGDELDSEDLESEFPPIINEQQRSEYKHEFDRDYMEYKRLLAELDDVNLGLSEVDRELDRLKEGSPQFLDAMDEYNRLRNLKKSSEHQMKKKRCRTLKAKLNHVKRMVSDYDHRP; encoded by the exons ATGCCTACTCGTAAACACAGCAATCCGCCTCCCTACGGCAGCAGCAGCCGACA TCACAGGTCCCACAGGTCTACCTATCATGAAAGGGACTACCTGCACTTTTACCGTTGGACCTCACCACCAGGCGTAATCAAGATCAtgtgcatcatcatcatcattatgtgtgtggctgtgtttgCTTGTGTGGCCTCCACTTTGGCTTGGGACTATGATATGGGTGCCATGGGGTTGGGGGGGATGGGGATGGGAATGGGTGGGTATGGAGGTGCCTACGGTGGCAGCTATGGTGGTTCCTATGGTGGCACATATGGTGGTGGGAGTTATGGCTCCATGGGATCTGGTACAGGCTATGGTGGTGGAATGGGTGGTGGCTACTATGGATATGGAGATACGTACATGGATCCCAGGACTGGAAAGGGCTTCATGATTGCAATAGCAGCCATCACCTTCATCGCTGTGCTGGTCATCTTCATCCTTGTGATGTCACGTCAGAATGCCACACATTCACCCAGCTTCTACCTGGCCGCCATCATCATCAGCGCAATACTGGGCTTTCTCATGCTCATTGCCACCATTGTTTACCTGGTGGCTGTTAACCCCACGGCGCAGACTTCTGGCTCCATGATGTACAGTCAAATTCGGCAGCTTTGCGCCCAGTTCCAGGGCCAACCTGCAGCATCTGGCATCTTCCTCAACCAGTATCTGTACTACTACTGTGTGGTCGAGCCTCAGGAG GCCATTGCGATTGTTTTGGGATTCCTGTTGGTAGTGGCCTTCATTATCTTGATTGTGTTTGCAACAAAGACTCGCAATCAGATCCGCAGTTATGGCAGAGATCGTGTGCTGTGGGAGGAggtgaaaatgctgagtgaCGTTGGACCGCAGGGTGTTGGAGAGTGG GTAAAAAGTGTTTCTGGTGAGCCTGAGGCATTCTTAAATGACTACAATGAACAAGTTGGAGGCTCAAGAAACGTCCTGGATCAAATACCAGATCATAACATATCTGTGTACCTCCCCGG TGACTCTGATCTTACAAGCTCTTTGGGTGTTCTGAAGAGCAAGGCGAGGGATGCTGACACTACAATGGACTCTGGAGATGAGTTGGACAGTGAAGACTTGGAAAG TGAGTTCCCTCCAATTATAAATGAGCAGCAGAGGTCTGAGTACAAGCATGAGTTTGACAGAGACTACATGGAGTACAAGCGTCTGTTGGCGGAGCTGGACGATGTAAACCTGGGACTGTCCGAGGTGGACAGGGAGCTGGACAGGCTGAAGGAAGGCAGCCCACAGTTTCTG GATGCTATGGATGAGTACAACAGGCTAAGGAACCTCAAGAAG TCATCAGAACaccaaatgaaaaagaaaagatgcaGAACCCTGAAGGCTAAACTGAACCACGTGAAGAGGATGGTCAGTGACTATGACCACAGGCCTTGA
- the marveld2b gene encoding MARVEL domain-containing protein 2b, translating to MSAWNGPNARFDRVRDAPVYDHVPLGSLARDQEPPNFLGDYRGSEMSLGSEPLPPPPLPENPPVGPEFYPSDLEDNHEPDHAMDIKPIRRFVPDSVKNFFRASKRSSFPTPPPAANTTTEGVPCSPPHSRASSPTVPESYLDPYGGSGGSYNSRKEREAMLLGEPLESVSGRTAMTYSERLEEYHMRYSYMKSWAGLLRILGCVELLLGAAVFACVCAYVHKDNEWFNMFGYSQPVYGGMGAMGGMYGGYQYSGPKTPFVLVVVGLVWVATVILVVLGMTMYYRTILLDSSWWPITESVINMVLSLLYLGAGIIYVRDTIRGGLCYYAAFNSGPNAAFCRTEAGQTGAIIFLFLNLFVYMASAGVALKMWRHEAARMRREGLAQEMKTTATSLPFGLTGPGSSVSVPVNCAPLNAEPEALDSQSVPLMQPEILRGHIPAGHIPKPVVIADYVAKYPTIRTDEQRDQYKAVFNDQYAEYKELHAEVQAMVKKFEEMDELIQNLPARPSSQMEQERINSILQDYQRKKMDPTVMEKRERCEYLKNKLSHIKQKIQEYNKVMDWDDDYN from the exons ATGTCTGCTTGGAACGGGCCGAATGCCCGCTTTGACCGGGTCAGAGACGCACCAGTCTATGACCATGTACCCCTCGGGTCTTTGGCAAGAGACCAAGAGCCCCCCAACTTTTTGGGGGACTACAGGGGCTCCGAGATGTCGCTGGGCTCAGAACCACTTCCACCCCCACCTCTCCCAGAGAACCCACCGGTGGGGCCTGAATTCTACCCCAGTGACCTCGAGGATAACCACGAACCCGACCATGCCATGGACATCAAGCCAATCCGTCGTTTTGTTCCAGACTCGGTGAAGAACTTCTTCAGGGCCAGCAAGCGTTCATCCTTCCCAACCCCTCCACCCGCAGCGAACACCACGACGGAAGGGGTGCCCTGCTCCCCTCCCCATTCTCGCGCGTCTTCTCCCACTGTGCCCGAGTCTTACCTGGACCCCTATGGTGGCTCCGGTGGCAGCTATAACTCCAGGAAGGAGCGTGAAGCCATGCTGCTGGGCGAGCCGCTGGAGTCGGTGTCGGGCCGCACGGCGATGACCTACAGTGAGCGCTTGGAGGAGTACCACATGCGCTACTCCTACATGAAGTCCTGGGCGGGGCTGCTGCGCATCCTGGGCtgtgtggagctgctgctgggagCCGCGGTGTTTGCTTGCGTCTGTGCGTATGTGCATAAGGACAACGAGTGGTTCAACATGTTCGGGTATTCACAGCCTGTGTATGGGGGCATGGGTGCCATGGGAGGGATGTACGGAGGCTACCAGTACTCAGGACCCAAGACCCCTTTCGTCCTGGTCGTAGTAGGCCTAGTCTGGGTGGCGACTGTCATCCTAGTGGTTTTGGGAATGACCATGTATTACCGGACCATCCTGCTTGACTCCAGCTGGTGGCCCATCACCGAGAGCGTGATTAACATGGTGCTGAGCCTGCTGTATTTAGGTGCGGGCATTATATACGTAAGAGACACCATACGAGGCGGCCTTTGCTACTATGCTGCATTCAACAGTGGCCCCAACGCTGCCTTCTGCCGCACTGAAGCAGGCCAGACTGGCGCCATCATTTTCCTCTTCCTCAACCTGTTTGTGTACATGGCGAGTGCCGGAGTGGCTCTGAAAATGTGGAGGCATGAGGCGGCCCGGATGCGTCGAGAGGGCCTTGCTCAGGAG ATGAAAACGACAGCAACGTCATTACCATTTGGATTG ACTGGTCCTGGGTCCAGCGTGTCTGTACCAGTGAATTGTGCTCCGTTGAACGCCGAGCCGGAAGCTCTGGACAGTCAGTCAGTCCCTCTGATGCAGCCTGAGATACTGAGAGGTCACATCCCAGCAGGGCACATACCCAAGCCCGTGGTTATAGCAGATTATGTTGC GAAATATCCTACAATCCGTACTGATGAACAGCGTGACCAGTACAAGGCTGTTTTTAATGATCAGTATGCTGAATATAAGGAGCTGCACGCAGAGGTTCAGGCTATGGTGAAGAAGTTTGAGGAAATGGATGAACTGATACAGAACCTTCCTGCCCGTCCTTCCAGCCAGATG GAGCAGGAACGGATAAATAGCATTTTGCAGGACTACCAGCGGAAAAAGATG GACCCTACAGTCATGGAGAAACGGGAGAGATGTGAATATTTGAAGAACAAGCTCTCACACATCAAGCAAAAAATACAAGAATACAATAAAGTCATGGATTGGGATGACGATTACAACTAA
- the ak6 gene encoding adenylate kinase isoenzyme 6 isoform X1: protein MFMNALLRKCSSHRSGLSNQQQFRPNGTPGVGKTTLGKELSQRTGLTYVNVGDLAREGQLYDGFDEVYQCPVLDEDGVVDELEEKMVQGGVIVDYHGCDFFPERWFHIVFVLRTDNTKLYNRLESRGYTGKKLQDNVQCEIFQTIYEEAMEAYSEEIVHQLPSNDPEDLEKNLEQIMQWIEQWMKDHN from the exons ATGTTTATGAATGCGTTGTTGAGGAAATGTTCATCGCACAGATCCGGTTTATCCAACCAGCAGCAATTTCGGCCAAATG GAACCCCTGGGGTTGGTAAGACCACCCTTGGAAAGGAACTTTCCCAGAGAACAGGGCTAACGTACGTCAATGTGGGGGATTTAGCCCGGGAAG GGCAACTCTACGATGGATTTGATGAGGTGTACCAATGTCCTGTGTTGGATGAGGATGGG GTGGTGGACGAACTGGAGGAAAAGATGGTGCAGGGTGGCGTCATAGTGGACTACCATGGCTGTGATTTCTTCCCGGAGCGGTGGTTCCACATCGTCTTCGTACTGCGCACTGATAATACCAAACTTTATAATCGCCTGGAAAGCAG AGGGTATACAGGAAAGAAGCTCCAGGACAACGTGCAATGTGAGATCTTCCAGACGATCTACGAAGAGGCGATGGAGGCTTACAGTGAAGAGATCGTTCACCAGCTGCCGAGCAATGACCCAGAGGATCTGGAGAAGAACTTGGAGCAAATTATGCAGTGGATAGAGCAGTGGATGAAGGACCACAACTAA
- the ak6 gene encoding adenylate kinase isoenzyme 6 isoform X2, translated as MKAMKRPNILLTGTPGVGKTTLGKELSQRTGLTYVNVGDLAREGQLYDGFDEVYQCPVLDEDGVVDELEEKMVQGGVIVDYHGCDFFPERWFHIVFVLRTDNTKLYNRLESRGYTGKKLQDNVQCEIFQTIYEEAMEAYSEEIVHQLPSNDPEDLEKNLEQIMQWIEQWMKDHN; from the exons ATGAAAGCCATGAAGAGACCGAACATTCTCCTGACAG GAACCCCTGGGGTTGGTAAGACCACCCTTGGAAAGGAACTTTCCCAGAGAACAGGGCTAACGTACGTCAATGTGGGGGATTTAGCCCGGGAAG GGCAACTCTACGATGGATTTGATGAGGTGTACCAATGTCCTGTGTTGGATGAGGATGGG GTGGTGGACGAACTGGAGGAAAAGATGGTGCAGGGTGGCGTCATAGTGGACTACCATGGCTGTGATTTCTTCCCGGAGCGGTGGTTCCACATCGTCTTCGTACTGCGCACTGATAATACCAAACTTTATAATCGCCTGGAAAGCAG AGGGTATACAGGAAAGAAGCTCCAGGACAACGTGCAATGTGAGATCTTCCAGACGATCTACGAAGAGGCGATGGAGGCTTACAGTGAAGAGATCGTTCACCAGCTGCCGAGCAATGACCCAGAGGATCTGGAGAAGAACTTGGAGCAAATTATGCAGTGGATAGAGCAGTGGATGAAGGACCACAACTAA
- the rad17 gene encoding cell cycle checkpoint protein RAD17 isoform X1, translated as MMSKLSLGGKASASKLSSWVEPAFGELFPGRRGPRSGGDSGDKPAKRRRVKSSAPNPESGSPSRRQAPRGEPDEPWVERYAPRSQAELAVHKKKVEEVETWLTTHLDTKASFKGGTVLLLTGPSGCGKTATVQVLAKELDCRVQEWCNPNLPEYRTDDSFRQMFDPDSRFNGFQSTSQTGAFQDFLLRANKYNHLQMKGDSQASDRKVILVEDFPNQFYRQPGCLHDILRSFARTGRCPLVFIVSDSQSGDRGSRLLFPKDVQDELAISNISFNPVAPTSMMKLLSRIVTMEAGTSGGRVSIPDKSVLEQLCSGSSGDVRSAINSLQFSSLNDLSLDKSLWTLKKGKIPAPSRKGFMKAKGKSKSSQNTDMLGDSQAIGGKDASLFLFRALGKILYCKRETFEAAEAPRLPAHLSEHQRDKLLLDPELVVERSHMSGELFSLYLQQNYTDFFSDVDDIARASEYLSDADFLTAEWSSRTTMLEYGTSVATRGLIHSNSARAKADSQSSVGFRPLHKPHWLLVSKKHKENCHAAQSLFISFCLNPVSLQTELLPYLAKLSNPMRNPAQIAFIQDVAHLPLNIFSGSRLRLEALTDKDPGLIDTDSENEETLQSEATAENEGLSTEPGPASSPDAGVDLPMSQPQPTTTEALLEEEDLLIEEYESD; from the exons ATGATGTCAAAGTTGTCTCTGGGAGGGAAGGCGTCCGCTAGCAAA CTGAGCAGCTGGGTGGAGCCGGCGTTCGGGGAGCTCTTCCCGGGGAGAAGGGGACCGCGCTCCGGCGGGGATTCCGGAGACAAGCCCGCGAAGAGGAGGCGGGTGAAATCCAGCGCCCCGAATCCAGAGTCGGGGTCCCCTTCCAGGCGGCAGGCGCCGCGTGGGGAGCCGGACGAGCCCTGGGTGGAGAGATACGCGCCCCGTTCACAG gctGAACTGGCTGTTCACAAAAAGAAAGTTGAGGAGGTCGAGACTTGGTTGACGACTCATTTAGACACCAAGGCTTCATTTAAG GGTGGAACGGTTCTTCTGCTTACAGGCCCTTCTGGGTGCGGTAAGACTGCCACGGTCCAAGTTCTTGCCAAGGAGCTTGATTGTCGGGTCCAGGAATGGTGCAACCCAAATCTCCCAGAATACAGGACCGACGACTCCTTCAGGCAGATGTTTGACCCag ATTCAAGGTTTAATGGATTTCAGAGCACCTCGCAGACAGGGGCCTTTCAAGATTTTCTGCTTAGGGCCAACAAATACAATCACCTGCAGATGAAGGGAGATAGCCAGGCATCTGACAGGAAAGTCATACTTGTGGAG GACTTCCCTAACCAGTTCTATCGGCAGCCTGGTTGTCTGCATGATATACTCAG GAGCTTTGCAAGAACAGGAAGGTGTCCACTTGTCTTCATCGTGTCTGATAGCCAGAGTGGAGACAGGGGGTCTAGACTTCTTTTTCCAAAAGATGTACAAGATGAGTTGGCCATCAGTAACATCAG CTTCAATCCAGTAGCTCCGACCAGTATGATGAAACTGCTCAGCCGAATTGTGACGATGGAGGCAGGAACG AGTGGAGGCAGGGTCAGTATTCCTGATAAAAGTGTGCTGGAGCAGCTCTGCTCGGGCAGCTCCGGCGACGTCCGCAGTGCCATCAACAGCCTGCAGTTCTCCTCTCTCAACG ATctctctttggataaaagtctCTGGACTTTGAAAAAGGGCAAAATACCCGCGCCATCTAGGAAAGGGTTCATGAAAGCTAAAGGAAAGAGCAAATCCTCCCAAAATACAGATATGCTGGGTGACAGTCAGGCCATTGGCGGGAAGGACGCATCCCTCTTTCTCTTCAGGGCACTCGGGAAAATCCTGTACTGCAAAC GCGAGACCTTTGAAGCCGCTGAAGCACCCAGACTACCTGCACACTTATCAGAACACCAGAGAGACAAATTGCTGCTGGATCCTGAG CTCGTTGTAGAGCGATCACATATGTCCGGAGAGCTGTTCAGTCTCTACCTGCAGCAGAATTACACAGACTTCTTCTCTGATGTGGACGATATTGCACGTGCAAGCGAGTATCTGTCTGATGCAGACTTCCTGACAGCTGAATGGAGT TCTCGTACCACCATGCTGGAGTATGGGACATCTGTGGCCACCAGGGGGCTCATTCATTCAAATTCTGCTCGTGCCAAAGCAGACAGCCAATCCTCTGTTGGCTTCAGACCCCTTCACAAACCCCACTGGCTCCTCGTCAGCAAGAAG CACAAGGAGAACTGCCACGCAGCTCAGTCGCTCTTCATAAGTTTCTGTCTTAATCCGGTCAGCCTGCAGACAGAACTGCTGCCTTACCTAGCAAAACTGAGCAACCCCATGAGGAATCCAG CTCAGATAGCCTTCATTCAGGACGTGGCCCATCTCCCTCTTAACATATTTTCGGGCAG CAGACTGAGACTCGAAGCTCTAACAgacaaagacccaggtttaatAGATACAGACAGTGAAAACGAAGAGACTCTCCAGTCTGAAGCAACCGCCGAGAACGAAGGTCTTTCTACAGAGCCCGGCCCAGCCAGCAGCCCGGACGCTGGGGTAGACCTGCCCATGAGCCAGCCGCAGCCCACCACCACAGAGGCCTTGCTGGAGGAGGAAGACTTGCTCATAGAAGAATATGAGAGCGATTAA
- the rad17 gene encoding cell cycle checkpoint protein RAD17 isoform X2: MMSKLSLGGKASASKLSSWVEPAFGELFPGRRGPRSGGDSGDKPAKRRRVKSSAPNPESGSPSRRQAPRGEPDEPWVERYAPRSQAELAVHKKKVEEVETWLTTHLDTKASFKGGTVLLLTGPSGCGKTATVQVLAKELDCRVQEWCNPNLPEYRTDDSFRQMFDPDSRFNGFQSTSQTGAFQDFLLRANKYNHLQMKGDSQASDRKVILVEDFPNQFYRQPGCLHDILRSFARTGRCPLVFIVSDSQSGDRGSRLLFPKDVQDELAISNISFNPVAPTSMMKLLSRIVTMEAGTSGGRVSIPDKSVLEQLCSGSSGDVRSAINSLQFSSLNDLSLDKSLWTLKKGKIPAPSRKGFMKAKGKSKSSQNTDMLGDSQAIGGKDASLFLFRALGKILYCKRETFEAAEAPRLPAHLSEHQRDKLLLDPELVVERSHMSGELFSLYLQQNYTDFFSDVDDIARASEYLSDADFLTAEWSSRTTMLEYGTSVATRGLIHSNSARAKADSQSSVGFRPLHKPHWLLVSKKHKENCHAAQSLFISFCLNPVSLQTELLPYLAKLSNPMRNPAQIAFIQDVAHLPLNIFSGRLRLEALTDKDPGLIDTDSENEETLQSEATAENEGLSTEPGPASSPDAGVDLPMSQPQPTTTEALLEEEDLLIEEYESD; encoded by the exons ATGATGTCAAAGTTGTCTCTGGGAGGGAAGGCGTCCGCTAGCAAA CTGAGCAGCTGGGTGGAGCCGGCGTTCGGGGAGCTCTTCCCGGGGAGAAGGGGACCGCGCTCCGGCGGGGATTCCGGAGACAAGCCCGCGAAGAGGAGGCGGGTGAAATCCAGCGCCCCGAATCCAGAGTCGGGGTCCCCTTCCAGGCGGCAGGCGCCGCGTGGGGAGCCGGACGAGCCCTGGGTGGAGAGATACGCGCCCCGTTCACAG gctGAACTGGCTGTTCACAAAAAGAAAGTTGAGGAGGTCGAGACTTGGTTGACGACTCATTTAGACACCAAGGCTTCATTTAAG GGTGGAACGGTTCTTCTGCTTACAGGCCCTTCTGGGTGCGGTAAGACTGCCACGGTCCAAGTTCTTGCCAAGGAGCTTGATTGTCGGGTCCAGGAATGGTGCAACCCAAATCTCCCAGAATACAGGACCGACGACTCCTTCAGGCAGATGTTTGACCCag ATTCAAGGTTTAATGGATTTCAGAGCACCTCGCAGACAGGGGCCTTTCAAGATTTTCTGCTTAGGGCCAACAAATACAATCACCTGCAGATGAAGGGAGATAGCCAGGCATCTGACAGGAAAGTCATACTTGTGGAG GACTTCCCTAACCAGTTCTATCGGCAGCCTGGTTGTCTGCATGATATACTCAG GAGCTTTGCAAGAACAGGAAGGTGTCCACTTGTCTTCATCGTGTCTGATAGCCAGAGTGGAGACAGGGGGTCTAGACTTCTTTTTCCAAAAGATGTACAAGATGAGTTGGCCATCAGTAACATCAG CTTCAATCCAGTAGCTCCGACCAGTATGATGAAACTGCTCAGCCGAATTGTGACGATGGAGGCAGGAACG AGTGGAGGCAGGGTCAGTATTCCTGATAAAAGTGTGCTGGAGCAGCTCTGCTCGGGCAGCTCCGGCGACGTCCGCAGTGCCATCAACAGCCTGCAGTTCTCCTCTCTCAACG ATctctctttggataaaagtctCTGGACTTTGAAAAAGGGCAAAATACCCGCGCCATCTAGGAAAGGGTTCATGAAAGCTAAAGGAAAGAGCAAATCCTCCCAAAATACAGATATGCTGGGTGACAGTCAGGCCATTGGCGGGAAGGACGCATCCCTCTTTCTCTTCAGGGCACTCGGGAAAATCCTGTACTGCAAAC GCGAGACCTTTGAAGCCGCTGAAGCACCCAGACTACCTGCACACTTATCAGAACACCAGAGAGACAAATTGCTGCTGGATCCTGAG CTCGTTGTAGAGCGATCACATATGTCCGGAGAGCTGTTCAGTCTCTACCTGCAGCAGAATTACACAGACTTCTTCTCTGATGTGGACGATATTGCACGTGCAAGCGAGTATCTGTCTGATGCAGACTTCCTGACAGCTGAATGGAGT TCTCGTACCACCATGCTGGAGTATGGGACATCTGTGGCCACCAGGGGGCTCATTCATTCAAATTCTGCTCGTGCCAAAGCAGACAGCCAATCCTCTGTTGGCTTCAGACCCCTTCACAAACCCCACTGGCTCCTCGTCAGCAAGAAG CACAAGGAGAACTGCCACGCAGCTCAGTCGCTCTTCATAAGTTTCTGTCTTAATCCGGTCAGCCTGCAGACAGAACTGCTGCCTTACCTAGCAAAACTGAGCAACCCCATGAGGAATCCAG CTCAGATAGCCTTCATTCAGGACGTGGCCCATCTCCCTCTTAACATATTTTCGGGCAG ACTGAGACTCGAAGCTCTAACAgacaaagacccaggtttaatAGATACAGACAGTGAAAACGAAGAGACTCTCCAGTCTGAAGCAACCGCCGAGAACGAAGGTCTTTCTACAGAGCCCGGCCCAGCCAGCAGCCCGGACGCTGGGGTAGACCTGCCCATGAGCCAGCCGCAGCCCACCACCACAGAGGCCTTGCTGGAGGAGGAAGACTTGCTCATAGAAGAATATGAGAGCGATTAA